One segment of Nostoc flagelliforme CCNUN1 DNA contains the following:
- a CDS encoding sulfurtransferase TusA family protein, with protein MKPSSLLTPDAQLDLRGTPCPINFVRTKLRLEKMPLGGLLEVWLDPGEPIEQVPDSLTMAGYQVEQITNCTSYFSLLVRRPVASQ; from the coding sequence ATGAAGCCCTCTTCTCTTTTAACTCCTGATGCTCAACTTGATTTACGCGGCACTCCTTGCCCAATTAATTTTGTGCGGACAAAATTACGTCTAGAAAAAATGCCATTGGGAGGTTTACTAGAAGTCTGGCTAGACCCTGGTGAGCCGATTGAGCAGGTTCCCGATAGTCTGACAATGGCAGGTTATCAGGTGGAACAAATTACAAACTGCACTAGTTATTTTTCTCTGTTAGTACGCCGTCCAGTTGCTAGCCAATGA
- the rsgA gene encoding small ribosomal subunit biogenesis GTPase RsgA has translation MTGENFAATGQLLGTVVAVQANFYRVQLDEEDGEIREMREQDPSHLPHPPHPLLLLCTRRTRLKKIGQQVMVGDRVVVEEPDWAGGRGAIADVLPRHSELDRPAIANVNQILLVFAVADPPLEPYQLSRFLIKAESTGLDVLLCLNKSDLISQQEQQQVSDRLLGWGYEPIFISVKDGINTDQAARYLSNKITVIAGPSGVGKSSLINSLIDSAKLRVGEVSGKLARGRHTTRHIELFELPNGGMLADTPGFNQPDMDCIPEELIHYFPEARKRLAVASCRFSDCLHRDEPECAVRGDWERYEHYLEFLSDAIARQTQLHQQADPESTMKLKSKGKGQSQYEPKLESKKYRRISRKTQLQDLQELYRDEE, from the coding sequence ATGACAGGGGAAAATTTTGCTGCAACTGGACAGTTGTTAGGTACGGTGGTGGCTGTACAGGCTAATTTTTACCGAGTACAGCTGGATGAAGAGGATGGCGAGATCAGGGAGATGAGGGAACAAGATCCTTCTCATCTTCCTCATCCGCCTCATCCTCTCCTTCTTCTCTGTACTCGCCGAACACGACTGAAAAAAATCGGGCAACAGGTGATGGTAGGCGATCGCGTTGTGGTAGAAGAGCCAGATTGGGCTGGGGGACGGGGTGCGATCGCTGATGTTTTACCCCGCCACAGTGAATTGGATCGTCCAGCGATCGCTAATGTCAACCAAATCCTATTGGTATTTGCCGTTGCCGATCCGCCTTTGGAACCTTATCAACTGAGTCGGTTTCTAATTAAGGCTGAGTCTACAGGCTTAGATGTACTTTTATGTTTGAATAAAAGTGATTTAATTTCACAGCAGGAACAGCAGCAAGTTAGCGATCGCCTCCTTGGTTGGGGCTATGAACCAATATTTATCAGCGTCAAAGATGGTATAAATACCGACCAAGCAGCCAGATATTTGAGTAATAAAATTACCGTAATTGCTGGGCCTTCCGGCGTGGGTAAATCCAGCCTGATTAATTCCCTAATTGACTCTGCCAAGCTGCGAGTGGGAGAAGTTTCTGGCAAACTGGCTCGTGGTCGTCATACGACTCGCCATATAGAATTATTTGAGTTGCCTAATGGTGGAATGCTTGCAGACACCCCTGGCTTTAATCAGCCGGACATGGATTGTATCCCAGAAGAATTAATTCATTATTTCCCAGAAGCAAGAAAGCGGTTAGCAGTTGCTAGCTGTCGGTTTAGTGATTGTCTGCATCGAGACGAGCCGGAATGTGCGGTGCGGGGAGACTGGGAACGATATGAACATTATTTAGAATTTTTGTCCGATGCGATCGCTCGTCAAACTCAGCTGCACCAACAAGCTGATCCTGAATCTACGATGAAGTTAAAAAGTAAAGGGAAAGGGCAGAGTCAATACGAACCCAAGCTAGAAAGTAAAAAATATCGCCGCATTTCCCGCAAGACTCAGTTACAGGACTTGCAGGAATTATATCGGGATGAGGAATAA